A single window of Methylacidimicrobium sp. AP8 DNA harbors:
- a CDS encoding division/cell wall cluster transcriptional repressor MraZ produces the protein MVQNGGADAPMNATYTDAFEHAFDDKGRITIPSEWRQEGYESRLFAFPSRSKCLKVYPESWLGRLRERVAGLSFQDPLRRQLEALARIAQMVSWDQQGRIGIKERLRRQAGLRRDAVLAGCFDHFEIWSTEAWRALQLGPTTLEDVLEKTGF, from the coding sequence GTGGTGCAGAACGGGGGGGCGGATGCCCCGATGAACGCGACCTACACCGATGCCTTCGAGCACGCCTTCGATGACAAGGGGCGGATAACCATCCCCTCGGAGTGGAGGCAGGAGGGCTATGAGAGTCGGCTCTTCGCCTTCCCGTCCCGTTCGAAGTGCCTCAAGGTCTATCCGGAGAGCTGGCTGGGACGGCTCCGGGAGCGGGTTGCCGGCCTTTCCTTCCAAGACCCGTTGCGGCGGCAGCTCGAGGCGTTGGCCCGCATCGCCCAGATGGTGAGCTGGGACCAGCAGGGAAGGATCGGGATCAAAGAGCGCTTGCGCCGCCAGGCCGGCCTCCGCCGCGATGCGGTGCTGGCCGGCTGCTTCGATCATTTTGAGATTTGGAGCACGGAAGCGTGGCGGGCGTTGCAGCTCGGGCCGACGACCTTGGAAGATGTGTTGGAGAAGACGGGGTTTTAA
- the rsmH gene encoding 16S rRNA (cytosine(1402)-N(4))-methyltransferase RsmH — MRELQSAKGVTDRRQHEPVLLRELLAAAEPAEGERWIDGTFGFGGHAAALLERGCVVLAIDRDPSAAPRAALLQETWRDRLRFVPGNFADMAEAARAAGWQSVDGVLLDLGISSGQLDDPSRGFSFRWDAPLDMRMDPSDPRTAVDLLHELDELDLARLFAVTTRPAESRRLARAVVRARERGRLRTTGDLVAAIGAARPSRRRVHPATRAFLALRIAVNDELGSLERALPAALRLLAPGGRLAVISFQSEEDRRVKHFLREHRQRGSGAEKISGAPGGFAREARFLPSGEEIARNPRSRSARLRIGWKERTEEL, encoded by the coding sequence ATGAGAGAGCTTCAGTCGGCGAAGGGAGTGACGGACCGGCGACAGCATGAGCCGGTCCTGCTGCGCGAGCTGCTGGCGGCGGCCGAGCCCGCAGAAGGGGAGCGTTGGATCGACGGCACCTTCGGGTTCGGCGGTCATGCCGCCGCCTTGCTGGAGCGCGGCTGCGTCGTCTTGGCGATTGATCGCGATCCCTCGGCGGCACCGAGGGCGGCGCTCCTTCAAGAGACCTGGAGGGATCGGCTCCGCTTCGTCCCCGGCAATTTCGCGGACATGGCGGAAGCCGCCCGCGCTGCGGGCTGGCAGTCGGTGGATGGCGTGCTCCTCGATCTGGGAATTTCGTCGGGGCAGCTGGACGACCCATCCCGGGGGTTCAGCTTCCGCTGGGACGCCCCGCTCGACATGCGCATGGACCCCTCGGACCCGCGGACCGCCGTCGACCTCCTGCACGAGCTCGACGAGTTGGATCTGGCGCGTCTCTTTGCGGTGACGACCCGCCCGGCCGAGAGCCGCCGCTTGGCCCGCGCCGTGGTGCGGGCCCGTGAACGGGGCCGGCTGCGGACGACCGGAGACCTGGTCGCGGCAATCGGAGCGGCTCGGCCTTCCCGGAGGCGCGTCCATCCGGCGACGAGGGCTTTTCTGGCTCTCCGGATCGCGGTCAACGACGAGCTGGGCTCGCTGGAGCGGGCCTTGCCGGCGGCCCTGCGTTTGTTGGCTCCCGGCGGGAGGCTTGCCGTGATCAGCTTCCAGTCGGAGGAGGACCGCCGCGTCAAACATTTCCTTCGGGAGCATCGGCAGCGGGGGTCCGGAGCCGAAAAGATCTCCGGGGCGCCGGGGGGGTTCGCGCGGGAGGCCCGGTTTCTCCCGTCCGGCGAGGAGATTGCGCGGAATCCGCGCTCGCGGAGCGCCCGCCTGCGCATCGGTTGGAAGGAAAGGACGGAGGAATTATGA
- a CDS encoding penicillin-binding protein 2 → MKTRQRSLWVLVLLAFGFTVVSHRLIQLQLVEHPKYARLAMLNHCARVELPAHRGMIVDVHGTPLAQSQAVYEVRLDGKNLLDPERVLPRLESLLGLELGTLSRSFRPSERYRLLAKRVGEDVVQKLNSFEQEKLREWRAQGKNPEPFLLFHEDFIRVYPNGREAAAVVGLVDAEGKGVSGVERAFDRQLRGSPGERWIEKDVLGREIPVYRRFNVNPVDGATVRLTIDLTIQHILEQGLDELDREYRPKAICSVVMRPSTGEVLAMGVRPTFDPNDGEHVRPELLRNRCLTDPVEPGSIFKIVTLAGVLEEKQVTLNTLIDCENGAFSYAGYLLHDSHPCGTLTVREVTAKSSNIGFAKLGIALGPARLYRFARAFGIGSPTGILPLQGESAGLLRPPWQWSKLSISRIPMGQEVMVTPIQMAQAMSVIANGGIFMKPMLVRGWISPEGKPISYVAPQQVRRVISERTARWVSLALASVVAKGGTGTKAAVPGYTVAGKTGTAQKAVGGSYGHNRYVSSFVGYMPEEDPQFVLLIMVDEPKGSHYYGGEVAAPAFRSMASQIAEALGMVPRSAPARAAHGGSL, encoded by the coding sequence ATGAAAACCCGTCAGCGCTCGCTTTGGGTCCTGGTCCTGCTCGCCTTCGGATTCACGGTGGTCTCGCACCGGCTCATCCAGCTCCAGCTCGTCGAGCACCCGAAGTACGCGCGCCTGGCGATGCTTAACCACTGCGCCCGTGTCGAACTGCCGGCGCATCGGGGGATGATCGTCGACGTTCATGGCACCCCGCTCGCCCAGAGTCAGGCTGTTTACGAGGTGCGGCTCGACGGAAAGAACCTTCTCGATCCGGAACGGGTCCTTCCGAGGCTCGAAAGCTTGCTCGGCCTGGAGCTGGGCACGCTTTCCCGCTCTTTCCGGCCGAGCGAGAGATATCGGCTGCTTGCCAAGCGGGTGGGCGAGGATGTCGTTCAGAAGCTGAACAGCTTCGAGCAAGAAAAGCTGCGGGAGTGGCGGGCGCAGGGCAAGAATCCGGAGCCCTTCCTCCTTTTCCACGAGGATTTTATCCGCGTTTATCCCAACGGGCGGGAGGCCGCGGCCGTCGTCGGACTGGTGGACGCGGAAGGAAAGGGAGTATCGGGTGTGGAGCGCGCCTTCGACCGGCAGCTTCGCGGCTCTCCGGGGGAGCGCTGGATCGAAAAGGATGTCCTCGGTAGGGAAATTCCGGTGTATCGTCGCTTCAACGTCAATCCCGTCGACGGTGCGACGGTTCGGCTGACCATCGATTTGACGATCCAGCACATTCTGGAACAAGGATTGGACGAGCTGGATCGCGAATACCGGCCCAAGGCGATCTGCTCGGTCGTGATGCGGCCGTCGACGGGCGAAGTGCTGGCCATGGGTGTCCGGCCGACCTTCGACCCGAACGACGGAGAGCACGTGCGGCCCGAGCTTTTGCGCAACCGGTGCTTGACCGACCCGGTGGAGCCCGGGTCGATCTTCAAGATCGTCACGCTCGCCGGGGTCCTCGAGGAAAAGCAGGTGACCCTCAACACGCTGATCGACTGCGAGAACGGAGCCTTTTCCTATGCCGGCTACCTCCTGCATGACAGCCATCCCTGCGGGACGCTCACCGTCCGTGAGGTGACAGCCAAGTCGAGCAACATCGGTTTCGCCAAGTTGGGAATCGCCCTGGGCCCGGCTCGGCTCTACCGCTTCGCGCGCGCCTTCGGAATCGGCTCCCCGACGGGGATATTGCCGTTGCAGGGCGAGTCGGCGGGCCTGCTCCGTCCTCCGTGGCAGTGGTCGAAGCTCTCGATCAGCCGCATCCCCATGGGACAGGAGGTGATGGTCACCCCGATCCAGATGGCGCAAGCGATGTCGGTGATCGCCAACGGCGGGATCTTCATGAAACCGATGCTCGTCCGCGGGTGGATTTCTCCCGAGGGAAAGCCGATCTCCTACGTCGCCCCCCAGCAGGTGCGGCGCGTCATCTCGGAAAGGACGGCGCGCTGGGTGTCGCTGGCGCTGGCCAGCGTGGTAGCAAAAGGGGGTACCGGAACGAAGGCGGCCGTGCCCGGATACACGGTGGCGGGAAAGACGGGGACCGCGCAGAAGGCGGTCGGCGGGAGCTACGGGCACAACCGGTACGTCTCTTCCTTCGTCGGCTACATGCCGGAGGAGGATCCCCAGTTCGTGCTGCTGATCATGGTAGATGAACCCAAAGGGAGCCACTACTATGGCGGCGAGGTCGCCGCGCCGGCGTTCCGTTCGATGGCCTCGCAAATCGCCGAAGCCTTGGGCATGGTGCCGAGGAGCGCCCCGGCAAGGGCGGCACACGGAGGATCGTTGTGA
- a CDS encoding UDP-N-acetylmuramoyl-L-alanyl-D-glutamate--2,6-diaminopimelate ligase: MKLWNLLAAVEAREVSGEGDPLVLGLCYDSRLVKPGDLFFAWHGAKVDGHRFVPEAVGKGAVAVVGEKEPKRVSAPVPYVRVDNARAALARMADRFFDHPSGSMDIVGVTGTNGKTTTSFLLHHILERSGRKCGLVGTVRYSLGGRTLPASRTTPEGSDLQKLLSEMREGGCRAAVLEVSSHALAQGRVEGIDFTVGVFTNLTSDHLDFHGSRERYAAAKALLFERVASSEKREGGAAVLNADDSAWRALDAVPRRPKTVLLYSAQGVPGADFRAEEVRKDASGSSFRLRYPGGSLPVRVPLLGSFNVENVLAAFAAASALGISPPETAGALADFPGVPGRMERFGSRDGVIAVVDYAHTEDALRKTLEALRELAPKRLAVVVGCGGDRDRTKRPKMAAAACELADRVVFTSDNPRSESIERIFADMAEGVPADRRPAWIPDRRLAIELALRDAQPGELICIAGKGHETTQEVHGVFHPFDDRTIVSRILAERH, from the coding sequence GTGAAGCTCTGGAATCTGCTGGCCGCCGTCGAGGCCCGTGAGGTGTCGGGGGAAGGAGACCCCTTGGTGCTCGGGCTCTGCTACGATTCGCGGCTTGTAAAGCCGGGGGATCTCTTCTTCGCCTGGCACGGCGCCAAAGTCGACGGGCATCGGTTCGTGCCGGAGGCCGTCGGCAAGGGAGCCGTCGCGGTCGTAGGCGAGAAGGAACCAAAGCGGGTCTCGGCCCCGGTCCCTTATGTCCGCGTGGATAACGCCCGCGCGGCGCTGGCTAGGATGGCCGACCGGTTCTTCGACCACCCGAGCGGCTCGATGGACATCGTCGGGGTCACGGGGACCAATGGGAAGACGACGACCTCTTTCCTCCTCCACCACATTCTCGAGCGGTCGGGCCGGAAGTGCGGCCTCGTCGGCACGGTGCGCTATTCGCTCGGGGGGCGGACACTTCCCGCGTCCCGCACGACCCCCGAGGGGAGCGATCTGCAAAAGCTGCTCTCCGAAATGCGGGAAGGCGGCTGCCGCGCCGCCGTCCTGGAGGTCTCTTCGCACGCGCTGGCTCAGGGGAGAGTGGAGGGAATCGATTTCACGGTCGGAGTCTTCACCAACTTGACCTCGGATCATCTCGATTTCCATGGAAGCCGGGAACGTTATGCGGCCGCCAAGGCGTTGCTTTTCGAGCGCGTCGCCTCTTCGGAGAAGCGCGAGGGCGGGGCCGCGGTGCTCAATGCGGACGACTCCGCCTGGCGGGCTCTCGACGCGGTTCCACGACGGCCGAAGACGGTCCTCCTCTACAGCGCGCAGGGAGTGCCCGGCGCCGATTTTCGAGCCGAGGAAGTCCGCAAGGACGCTTCCGGAAGCTCGTTCCGCTTGCGGTATCCCGGCGGATCCCTGCCTGTCCGCGTCCCTCTGCTGGGATCCTTCAACGTGGAAAACGTGCTGGCCGCCTTCGCCGCCGCCTCCGCTCTCGGCATCTCCCCTCCGGAGACCGCCGGGGCCCTTGCGGACTTTCCCGGGGTGCCGGGTAGGATGGAACGCTTCGGCTCCCGCGACGGGGTTATCGCGGTGGTCGACTACGCCCACACGGAGGATGCTCTGCGGAAGACACTGGAGGCCCTGCGGGAGCTGGCGCCGAAAAGGCTCGCTGTGGTCGTCGGCTGCGGAGGGGACCGCGACCGGACTAAGAGGCCGAAGATGGCCGCGGCGGCCTGCGAGCTGGCCGACCGGGTCGTTTTCACCTCCGACAATCCCCGAAGCGAATCGATCGAACGGATCTTCGCGGACATGGCCGAAGGCGTGCCTGCGGACCGGCGGCCCGCGTGGATTCCGGATCGCCGGCTCGCGATCGAGCTGGCTTTGCGGGATGCCCAGCCGGGGGAGCTGATCTGCATCGCCGGGAAGGGACATGAAACGACGCAGGAAGTCCATGGCGTCTTTCACCCCTTCGACGACCGAACCATCGTAAGCCGGATCCTGGCGGAGAGGCACTAG
- the murF gene encoding UDP-N-acetylmuramoyl-tripeptide--D-alanyl-D-alanine ligase — MEPCSLERIEEWSGGRRERGDPGIRISRVHTDSRTVQPGDCFWALSGPNFDGHDFLEEAFRRGARAAVVARSPDRLSLPADAGMVVVADTLAALQEFARHYRRTLPAKIVAVTGSSGKTTTKELILAVLRSRFPVLGNAGNRNNQIGLPLAILDFSAGIAFGVLEMGTNHPGEIARLAAVASPDIGVLTNIGLAHVGYFGSQKAIAEEKAALLAALPPDGWAVLPDEDEWIRRVADRCRGRIAWVGSGSEALWRARRIEMREGGIHFLLQGEEGELPVQLRTASRAVVTDALLAAGVGKLAGVPAREIVAALERAAYPAHRMEIHSLADGWVIDDSYNANPDSALAALRALLEFPKGGRRGVVLGSMGELGEQSQALHERLGRSAGALPIGFLIVVGPEADSLARGAAAGGLPEERIRRCATADEAMRALDGLRRSGDVILVKGSRFLGLDRLVRALR; from the coding sequence ATGGAGCCGTGTTCTCTCGAGAGAATCGAGGAGTGGAGCGGAGGACGTCGCGAGCGCGGAGACCCCGGAATCCGGATTTCCCGGGTCCATACCGATTCACGGACCGTCCAGCCCGGCGACTGCTTCTGGGCCCTTTCGGGACCGAACTTCGACGGCCACGATTTCCTCGAGGAGGCGTTCCGGCGCGGCGCCCGGGCGGCGGTCGTCGCCCGGTCCCCGGACCGGCTTTCCTTGCCCGCTGACGCGGGTATGGTGGTCGTCGCCGACACGCTCGCCGCCCTGCAGGAATTCGCCCGTCACTACCGCCGCACGCTTCCTGCAAAAATCGTGGCGGTGACGGGGAGCAGCGGAAAGACGACGACCAAGGAGTTGATCCTGGCGGTCCTGCGGAGCCGCTTTCCGGTTCTCGGGAATGCGGGCAATCGGAACAATCAGATCGGATTGCCTCTGGCGATTCTGGATTTCTCCGCGGGGATCGCCTTCGGAGTCCTCGAGATGGGAACCAACCATCCCGGCGAGATCGCGCGTCTTGCCGCCGTCGCCTCTCCCGATATCGGTGTCCTCACCAATATCGGGCTAGCCCATGTCGGTTACTTCGGAAGCCAAAAAGCGATCGCCGAGGAAAAGGCGGCCCTTTTGGCCGCGCTCCCCCCGGACGGTTGGGCCGTTCTTCCGGACGAGGACGAATGGATTCGTCGGGTGGCCGATCGCTGCCGGGGTAGAATAGCCTGGGTCGGCTCCGGTTCCGAAGCGCTCTGGCGGGCACGGCGGATCGAGATGCGGGAAGGCGGGATCCACTTTCTGCTCCAAGGGGAAGAGGGAGAGCTGCCGGTCCAGCTGCGGACGGCCTCGCGAGCGGTCGTCACCGACGCCTTGCTGGCCGCGGGAGTGGGCAAGCTTGCCGGAGTGCCCGCGCGGGAGATTGTTGCGGCGCTGGAGCGGGCCGCCTATCCGGCGCACCGGATGGAGATCCACTCCCTGGCGGACGGATGGGTCATCGACGACAGCTACAACGCCAACCCGGATTCGGCGCTGGCGGCGCTGCGTGCCCTTCTCGAGTTCCCCAAGGGCGGAAGGAGAGGGGTCGTGCTCGGTTCGATGGGGGAGCTCGGGGAACAATCTCAGGCCCTGCATGAACGCTTGGGACGGAGCGCCGGTGCGTTGCCGATCGGCTTTTTGATCGTCGTAGGTCCGGAAGCGGATAGCTTGGCCCGGGGAGCGGCGGCCGGCGGCCTTCCGGAGGAAAGGATACGCCGGTGCGCCACCGCCGACGAGGCGATGCGCGCGTTGGACGGCTTGCGGCGATCCGGAGATGTGATCCTGGTAAAAGGCTCCCGATTTCTCGGGCTGGACCGCTTGGTGCGCGCTCTGAGGTAG
- the mraY gene encoding phospho-N-acetylmuramoyl-pentapeptide-transferase: MLYYLHWLSGSFIGFNVFRYITFRSTAAALTALFISWIFGPPMIAMLRRLKMGQPIRGKEEVRHLADLHGGKAGTPTMGGLLILSALVGSCLLWAVPTNRFLWICLGGTLALGALGFWDDYLKVVQKKSAGIPGRIKLLVQAAVALIAGVLLLGNSESGREASKVAVPFLKSISRIELGWAALPFFLLVVMGSSNAVNLTDGLDGLAIGCSIGVALVFAIFAYVAGRPDWSAYLYVPHVRGADELAVFCAALLGASIGFLWYNCHPAEVFMGDTGSLALGGAFGLVSISIGQELLLVVAGGIFVVEALSVMIQVASFRLTGKRVFAMAPLHHHFELKGWGESRVTVRFWILSLLCGLLALSSLKLR, encoded by the coding sequence GTGCTCTACTACCTACATTGGCTCTCAGGAAGCTTTATCGGATTTAACGTATTCCGCTACATCACGTTCCGATCGACGGCGGCGGCGCTGACCGCTCTCTTCATCTCTTGGATCTTCGGGCCGCCCATGATCGCCATGCTGCGGCGCCTGAAGATGGGCCAGCCGATTCGCGGCAAGGAAGAGGTGAGACATCTGGCCGACCTCCACGGGGGCAAGGCCGGCACGCCCACGATGGGGGGGCTGTTGATTCTTTCGGCCCTCGTCGGCAGTTGCCTGCTGTGGGCGGTGCCGACGAACCGGTTTCTCTGGATCTGCCTGGGCGGGACCCTGGCGCTCGGAGCCCTCGGCTTCTGGGATGATTATCTCAAGGTTGTGCAGAAAAAATCGGCGGGCATTCCGGGGCGCATCAAACTGCTGGTCCAGGCCGCGGTCGCCCTGATCGCCGGAGTGCTTCTCCTCGGAAATTCCGAAAGCGGAAGGGAAGCGAGCAAGGTGGCGGTGCCGTTTTTAAAATCGATCTCCCGGATCGAGCTCGGATGGGCGGCCCTTCCGTTCTTTCTGCTGGTGGTGATGGGCTCGTCGAACGCGGTCAACCTCACCGACGGCCTCGACGGATTGGCGATCGGCTGCTCGATCGGCGTGGCGCTGGTTTTCGCGATTTTCGCGTACGTGGCGGGCCGTCCCGATTGGAGCGCCTATCTGTACGTGCCGCACGTGCGGGGCGCGGACGAACTGGCCGTCTTTTGCGCGGCGCTTCTTGGGGCCAGCATCGGCTTTCTCTGGTACAATTGCCATCCGGCCGAAGTGTTCATGGGAGATACCGGATCCTTGGCCCTCGGGGGGGCTTTCGGCCTGGTCTCGATTTCCATCGGTCAGGAGCTCCTCCTGGTCGTCGCGGGAGGCATCTTCGTCGTCGAAGCCCTTTCGGTCATGATCCAAGTCGCCTCGTTTCGGCTGACGGGAAAGAGGGTGTTCGCCATGGCGCCCCTGCACCACCATTTCGAGCTGAAGGGCTGGGGGGAATCGAGAGTGACGGTCCGTTTCTGGATCTTGAGCCTGCTTTGCGGCCTCTTGGCTCTTTCGAGCCTCAAGCTCCGATGA
- a CDS encoding LysM domain-containing protein, giving the protein MQQELPLKEGTAGLRVITVILAVMLLHVLFIGGVALYHLLRGEGKLAAGGSAAAKAPAAVAADASRARPGGRPEEGSPKAASAAPASALAREAAKGQTDAPALSIARDSERKKGGGKRLRRASFQGNGEADTSAAASANGLRAEAAAPRVYRVVRGDSLWRIARRFHVGLDDLMKANQLTPASKLQIGQELRIPAEKANRGRRSGGLAGG; this is encoded by the coding sequence GTGCAGCAAGAGCTCCCGCTGAAGGAAGGAACGGCCGGGCTGCGGGTGATCACGGTCATCCTGGCCGTAATGCTCCTTCACGTGCTCTTCATCGGCGGCGTCGCGCTCTATCACCTTTTGCGCGGCGAAGGGAAACTGGCTGCGGGCGGGAGCGCGGCAGCCAAGGCCCCGGCGGCGGTCGCCGCCGATGCCTCCCGGGCTCGCCCGGGAGGGAGGCCGGAAGAAGGATCGCCGAAAGCGGCCTCGGCCGCGCCCGCTTCAGCTTTGGCCCGGGAAGCGGCGAAGGGGCAGACCGATGCCCCGGCGCTGTCGATTGCCCGGGATTCGGAAAGAAAAAAGGGGGGCGGGAAGCGGCTTCGGCGGGCCTCCTTCCAAGGAAACGGAGAGGCCGATACTTCGGCGGCGGCTTCCGCCAACGGGCTGCGGGCCGAAGCGGCCGCGCCCCGGGTCTATCGGGTTGTGCGGGGTGACAGCCTCTGGCGGATCGCTCGTCGATTCCACGTCGGACTCGACGACCTGATGAAGGCGAATCAACTGACTCCGGCGAGCAAGCTGCAGATCGGACAGGAGCTTCGGATTCCTGCGGAGAAGGCAAATCGCGGCCGCCGGAGCGGCGGCCTGGCCGGGGGATAA
- a CDS encoding FtsW/RodA/SpoVE family cell cycle protein, producing MRERQLHRWAAYALVFIAFALIGLGLIALYSVAGRFVGEKDASLLPLVERQLCWIGIGIGAGVALARIDYHWFLRRSTALLGLGLFLLLLCFLPGIGHRVHGSARWIGLGPLVLQPSEPLKWCLCLFAASQLGSPPTRRAEQWRRYATVLAVTLVLAGILVFARDLGSAALYLTLAAVILVIAGVPLWLIGPGCLAAAGGILGVALSIPERRARLLAFWDMESDKQGKAYQVWQALVALGSGGVTGLGLGNSRQKMYYLPEATTDFIFPILGEELGLWVTLGVVLAYLAFTLCGGWIALFAPDAEGLLLGMALIVLISIQAIANLGVVTGLLPNKGLPLPFISYGGSNMLFCLMALGTLLNIHRQGGKGSAFSVESRGAQRSVRL from the coding sequence GTGAGGGAAAGGCAGCTTCACCGCTGGGCCGCTTACGCGCTCGTTTTCATCGCGTTCGCGCTCATAGGGTTGGGATTGATCGCGCTCTACAGCGTGGCCGGCCGGTTCGTGGGCGAGAAGGATGCTTCTCTTCTTCCGCTGGTCGAGCGGCAGCTCTGCTGGATCGGGATCGGCATCGGAGCGGGTGTGGCTCTGGCGCGCATCGACTATCACTGGTTCCTGCGGCGTTCCACGGCGCTGCTCGGCTTGGGACTCTTCCTGCTCCTGCTCTGCTTCCTTCCCGGAATCGGCCACCGGGTGCACGGTTCTGCGCGCTGGATCGGCCTCGGGCCGTTGGTTTTGCAACCCTCGGAGCCCCTCAAGTGGTGCCTCTGCCTCTTCGCCGCATCCCAGTTGGGAAGCCCGCCAACCCGGCGGGCGGAGCAATGGCGGCGGTACGCGACGGTTCTCGCCGTGACGCTCGTCCTCGCCGGCATTCTGGTTTTTGCTCGCGATCTCGGAAGCGCCGCCCTCTACCTGACCCTGGCCGCCGTCATCCTGGTGATCGCCGGAGTGCCGCTCTGGCTGATCGGACCGGGCTGCTTGGCGGCCGCCGGCGGTATTCTCGGAGTGGCTCTGAGCATTCCCGAGCGTAGGGCCAGGTTGCTCGCCTTTTGGGACATGGAAAGCGATAAGCAGGGCAAGGCCTATCAGGTCTGGCAGGCTCTTGTCGCCCTCGGTTCCGGAGGAGTCACCGGCCTGGGATTGGGGAACAGCCGGCAGAAGATGTACTATCTGCCTGAAGCCACGACCGATTTCATCTTTCCCATCCTTGGGGAGGAGCTCGGTCTTTGGGTGACCTTGGGCGTGGTGTTGGCCTATCTGGCGTTCACCCTATGCGGCGGCTGGATCGCGCTTTTCGCTCCCGACGCAGAGGGATTGCTGCTCGGCATGGCACTGATCGTCCTCATCTCGATCCAGGCCATCGCCAACCTGGGAGTGGTCACGGGTCTCCTGCCGAACAAAGGATTGCCTTTGCCTTTCATCAGCTATGGAGGCTCGAATATGTTGTTCTGCCTGATGGCCCTAGGCACTCTTCTCAACATCCATCGGCAGGGAGGCAAGGGGTCGGCGTTTTCTGTCGAGTCCCGCGGCGCGCAGCGCAGCGTGCGGCTATGA
- the murG gene encoding undecaprenyldiphospho-muramoylpentapeptide beta-N-acetylglucosaminyltransferase → MSERSVVIACGGTGGHLLPGIAVAEELRRRGKEILLLLSEKQIDRTALEGEEKFPWETLPAIGWPGGLSGKTPAFFWRLGSSWRKCGSLFRRLAPGAVLGMGGFISAAPLLVAKRRQIPTLLHESNAVPGLVTRILSHKVDRVLLGFPECKKRLPGIPSIVTGTPLRARLRRVPRDEAAKALGAAPDRSTILVLGGSQGAHALNRLLGDAAPALARGGSPVQVLHLSGPADREACAAAYRAQGIPAVVESFSHRMDLFYSLADVAVARAGAATLAEVAFYALPAILVPFPFAADDHQRINAKAFVAAGAGLAYDQAALSGEILAERLLEILRDERRRRAMAAAAAGLARPEAAKAVADEVEKCMQH, encoded by the coding sequence ATGAGCGAGCGGAGCGTCGTCATCGCCTGCGGAGGCACGGGCGGGCATTTGCTGCCCGGAATCGCCGTCGCCGAGGAGCTGCGGCGGAGAGGCAAAGAGATTCTCCTGCTCCTTTCCGAGAAGCAGATCGACCGGACGGCATTGGAGGGAGAGGAGAAGTTCCCGTGGGAAACCCTCCCCGCCATCGGCTGGCCTGGGGGCCTTTCCGGGAAGACCCCGGCATTTTTCTGGAGGCTCGGATCCAGCTGGCGGAAGTGCGGGAGCCTCTTCCGCCGCTTGGCTCCCGGGGCGGTTCTCGGGATGGGGGGGTTTATCAGCGCCGCACCGCTTCTCGTCGCCAAGAGACGGCAAATTCCGACGCTGCTTCACGAGTCGAATGCCGTCCCCGGCCTGGTGACGCGCATCCTGAGCCACAAGGTCGATCGCGTCCTTCTCGGCTTCCCGGAATGCAAGAAGCGTCTGCCGGGAATTCCGTCGATCGTGACAGGGACTCCGCTCCGCGCCCGGCTTCGGAGGGTCCCGCGCGACGAGGCGGCCAAGGCGCTCGGTGCGGCCCCCGATCGCTCGACGATACTGGTCCTGGGCGGCAGCCAGGGGGCGCATGCCTTGAACCGGCTTTTAGGGGACGCCGCGCCCGCGCTCGCGCGAGGGGGGAGCCCGGTCCAAGTGCTCCATCTATCCGGTCCGGCGGATCGGGAGGCTTGCGCGGCCGCCTATCGGGCGCAGGGAATTCCCGCCGTGGTCGAGAGCTTTTCCCATAGGATGGATCTCTTCTACAGCCTGGCCGATGTGGCGGTCGCCCGCGCCGGGGCCGCCACCCTGGCGGAAGTCGCCTTCTATGCATTGCCGGCTATCCTGGTCCCTTTTCCGTTTGCCGCCGACGACCATCAGCGTATCAATGCGAAAGCTTTCGTGGCGGCGGGAGCGGGCCTGGCCTACGATCAGGCTGCCTTGTCCGGAGAAATCCTGGCGGAAAGGCTTCTGGAAATCCTGCGCGACGAGAGGCGGCGGCGGGCGATGGCTGCAGCGGCGGCCGGCTTGGCTCGGCCGGAGGCGGCGAAGGCGGTCGCGGATGAGGTGGAAAAATGCATGCAACATTGA